Proteins encoded in a region of the Labeo rohita strain BAU-BD-2019 chromosome 22, IGBB_LRoh.1.0, whole genome shotgun sequence genome:
- the LOC127154024 gene encoding interferon-induced protein 44-like isoform X1 — translation MQKAKVRKISTETLTSNLPEERGEQLCAILDNVELTLLYKASVHGYKASAFHKRCDRQGPTLLVAYNNSGYIFGGYTSVDYARSGREITDEEAFLFSFKSGTSSYIKINSGYNARYDDANGPNFGQQLYFCHNNQPVVYHQGGHAFSINTSSMYGNDTQLNECEVYKVEQEPEVSVEEKPWRNVLWTPERRAELIGLIQNHKPLMTSVSQVRILMIGPVGAGKSSFFNSINSIFTGHVTTKAMSGSAGTSLTVQFRTYPVNDGREGKPLPFVLCDTMGLEEQSGAGLDIEDISSILQGHIPDRYKFNPMAPFQPDEQKASRPASLQEKIHCVVYVIDATKISIMPDKLQEKLASIRRKVNSLGIAQIVLMTKVDEACPLVEENLQSLYVSSYIKSKVQEVSSRLGVPVSCVLPVKNYSQELELELNCDVLLLTALQQMLRFADDYFDDIRSVEGNPK, via the exons ATGCAAAAAGCCAAAGTTAGAAAAATCAGCACAGAGACCCTCACTTCTAATTTACCTGAAGAGCGAGGAGAACAACTTTGTGCCATACTAGATAATGTGGAACTGACTCTTCTCTACAAAGCTTCAGTTCATGGATATAAAGCTTCTGCCTTCCATAAGCGATGTGACCGCCAGGGTCCAACTTTACTTGTAGCCTACAACAATTCAGGCTACATCTTTGGTGGATACACGAGTGTAGATTATGCTCGAAGTGGCCGGGAAATTACAGATGAGGAAGCTTTCCTGTTCAGCTTTAAAAGTGGAACCTCTAGCTACATCAAAATTAACAGTGGATATAATGCACGTTATGATGACGCTAATGGGCCAAACTTTGGTCAGCAGTTGTACTTTTGTCACAACAACCAACCAGTTGTGTATCATCAAGGAGGGCATGCATTCAGCATCAATACTTCATCAATGTATGGCAATGACACTCAGCTGAATGAATGTGAGGTGTATAAAGTGGAACAGG AGCCTGAAGTCAGTGTTGAGGAGAAACCATGGAGGAATGTTTTATGGACACCTGa ACGAAGAGCAGAGCTCATTGGATTGATCCAGAACCACAAACCACTGATGACGTCTGTGAGTCAAGTCAGAATCCTAATGATTGGTCCTGTAGGTGCTGGAAAATCCAGTTTCTTTAACTCCATCAACTCCATCTTCACTGGTCATGTGACTACTAAAGCCATGTCAGGATCTGCAGGCACAAGTTTAACTGTACAG TTTCGCACATATCCAGTGAATGACGGTCGTGAGGGAAAGCCGTTGCCATTTGTGTTGTGTGACACCATGGGACTGGAGGAGCAATCAGGTGCAGGACTGGATATTGAGGACATCAGCAGCATTCTTCAAGGTCACATACCAGACCGCTATAAA TTCAACCCCATGGCACCGTTTCAACCTGATGAGCAAAAGGCCTCCAGACCTGCATCTCTACAGGAGAAGATCCACTGTGTGGTGTACGTGATAGACGCCACCAAAATCTCCATCATGCCTGACAAACTACAGGAAAAACTTGCTTCCATACGCAGAAAAGTGAACTCACTGG GCATTGCTCAGATCGTCTTGATGACCAAAGTAGATGAAGCATGTCCTCTAGTGGAGGAAAATCTTCAAAGCCTTTACGTCAGTTCCTACATCAAGTCAAAG GTTCAGGAGGTGAGCTCTCGGTTGGGTGTGCCGGTGTCTTGTGTGTTACCGGTGAAGAACTACAGTCAGGAGCTGGAGCTGGAGCTCAACTGTGACGTCCTGCTGCTCACCGCTCTACAGCAGATGCTTCGCTTTGCAGatgattattttgatgataTACGTTCTGTGGAGGGCAACCCTAAATAA
- the LOC127154024 gene encoding interferon-induced protein 44-like isoform X2, with product MYGNDTQLNECEVYKVEQEPEVSVEEKPWRNVLWTPERRAELIGLIQNHKPLMTSVSQVRILMIGPVGAGKSSFFNSINSIFTGHVTTKAMSGSAGTSLTVQFRTYPVNDGREGKPLPFVLCDTMGLEEQSGAGLDIEDISSILQGHIPDRYKFNPMAPFQPDEQKASRPASLQEKIHCVVYVIDATKISIMPDKLQEKLASIRRKVNSLGIAQIVLMTKVDEACPLVEENLQSLYVSSYIKSKVQEVSSRLGVPVSCVLPVKNYSQELELELNCDVLLLTALQQMLRFADDYFDDIRSVEGNPK from the exons ATGTATGGCAATGACACTCAGCTGAATGAATGTGAGGTGTATAAAGTGGAACAGG AGCCTGAAGTCAGTGTTGAGGAGAAACCATGGAGGAATGTTTTATGGACACCTGa ACGAAGAGCAGAGCTCATTGGATTGATCCAGAACCACAAACCACTGATGACGTCTGTGAGTCAAGTCAGAATCCTAATGATTGGTCCTGTAGGTGCTGGAAAATCCAGTTTCTTTAACTCCATCAACTCCATCTTCACTGGTCATGTGACTACTAAAGCCATGTCAGGATCTGCAGGCACAAGTTTAACTGTACAG TTTCGCACATATCCAGTGAATGACGGTCGTGAGGGAAAGCCGTTGCCATTTGTGTTGTGTGACACCATGGGACTGGAGGAGCAATCAGGTGCAGGACTGGATATTGAGGACATCAGCAGCATTCTTCAAGGTCACATACCAGACCGCTATAAA TTCAACCCCATGGCACCGTTTCAACCTGATGAGCAAAAGGCCTCCAGACCTGCATCTCTACAGGAGAAGATCCACTGTGTGGTGTACGTGATAGACGCCACCAAAATCTCCATCATGCCTGACAAACTACAGGAAAAACTTGCTTCCATACGCAGAAAAGTGAACTCACTGG GCATTGCTCAGATCGTCTTGATGACCAAAGTAGATGAAGCATGTCCTCTAGTGGAGGAAAATCTTCAAAGCCTTTACGTCAGTTCCTACATCAAGTCAAAG GTTCAGGAGGTGAGCTCTCGGTTGGGTGTGCCGGTGTCTTGTGTGTTACCGGTGAAGAACTACAGTCAGGAGCTGGAGCTGGAGCTCAACTGTGACGTCCTGCTGCTCACCGCTCTACAGCAGATGCTTCGCTTTGCAGatgattattttgatgataTACGTTCTGTGGAGGGCAACCCTAAATAA
- the LOC127153385 gene encoding interferon-induced protein 44-like, whose product MEKLSIAPLTSNLKEEQRKQLCDLLGDVKLTLLYKASVHGYQASAFHQRCDHQGPTLLVAYNHSGYIFGGYTSVDYAQSRKQITDKEAFLFSIRCGATLCIKVNSGCDARYDDTGMPNFGQQLYFCYKNQPCVYDQKQNEYPYGVVRATTNQLYLHNQNTYNKVKVDAFSFSPATLYGNDTELCECEVYKVEEIPQISATMKPWRNVLWTDEQRDELMEMIRNHKPLVTSVSRVRILMIGPVGAGKSSFFNSINSIFMGRITSKAMSGSAGTSVTTQFRTYPVKDGRQGKPLPFVLCDTMGLEEQSGAGLDIEDISSILQGHVPDRYKFNPTVPFHPDEQKMSRPASLQEKIHCVVYVIDTTKISLMSDKLEKRFASIRRKVNSLAIPQMVLMTKVDEARPEVEKDLQSLYVSSYIKTKVQEVSSRLGVPVSCVLPVKNYSQELELELNCDVLLLTALQQMLNFADDYLDDVCPTEDEPK is encoded by the exons ATGGAAAAGCTCAGCATTGCTCCTCTCACTTCTAATTTAAAAGAAGAGCAAAGAAAGCAGCTCTGTGACCTGCTGGGTGATGTGAAACTCACTCTTCTCTACAAAGCTTCAGTTCATGGATATCAAGCGTCTGCCTTCCATCAGCGATGTGACCATCAGGGCCCCACCTTACTTGTAGCCTACAACCATTCAGGCTACATCTTTGGTGGATACACCAGTGTAGATTATGCTCAGAGCAGGAAGCAAATTACAGATAAAGAGGCTTTCTTGTTCAGCATTCGATGTGGAGCCACTCTCTGCATCAAAGTTAACAGTGGATGTGATGCACGTTATGATGATACTGGAATGCCCAATTTTGGCCAACAACTGTACTTTTGCTACAAGAATCAACCATGTGTGTACGATCAAAAGCAAAATGAATACCCCTATGGCGTAGTGAGGGCAACAACCAACCAACTATATTTGCATAATCAAAACACATATAATAAAGTGAAGGTTGATGCATTCAGTTTTAGTCCTGCCACACTATATGGGAATGACACTGAACTGTGTGAATGTGAGGTGTATAAAGTGGAAGAAA TTCCTCAGATCAGTGCCACGATGAAGCCATGGAGAAATGTTCTGTGGACAGATGA ACAAAGAGATGAGCTCATGGAAATGATCAGGAATCATAAACCCCTGGTGACGTCTGTCAGCCGTGTCCGAATCCTAATGATTGGTCCTGTAGGTGCTGGAAAATCCAGCTTCTTCAACTCCATCAACTCCATCTTCATGGGCCGCATTACCAGCAAAGCCATGTCAGGATCTGCAGGCACTAGTGTCACCACACAG TTTCGCACATATCCAGTAAAAGACGGTCGTCAGGGAAAGCCATTGCCATTTGTGTTGTGTGACACCATGGGACTGGAGGAGCAATCAGGTGCAGGACTGGATATTGAGGACATCAGCAGCATTCTTCAAGGTCACGTACCAGACCGCTATAAA TTCAACCCCACAGTACCATTCCATCCTGATGAGCAAAAGATGTCCAGACCTGCATCTCTACAGGAGAAGATCCACTGCGTGGTGTACGTGATAGACACCACCAAAATCTCCCTCATGTCTGACAAACTAGAGAAAAGATTTGCTTCTATACGAAGAAAAGTGAACTCACTGG CCATTCCCCAGATGGTTTTGATGACAAAAGTAGATGAAGCACGTCCTGAGGTGGAGAAAGATCTTCAAAGCCTTTATGTCAGCTCCTACATCAAAACAAAG GTTCAGGAGGTGAGCTCTCGGTTGGGTGTGCCGGTGTCTTGTGTGTTACCGGTGAAGAACTACAGTCAGGAGCTGGAGCTGGAGCTCAACTGTGACGTCCTGCTTCTCACCGCTCTACAGCAGATGCTCAACTTCGCAGACGACTATCTGGATGATGTCTGTCCCACGGAGGACGAACCCAAATAA